One Edaphobacter flagellatus genomic region harbors:
- a CDS encoding lactonase family protein encodes MAEVFVGESRSSNGRKRQGGRIALLASVVLAAALVGCGDFFIPPNSGGGGSTTNNYVYVTNSTTSSLAGFAIGTGKLTTISGLPLSLGYVPVAAVVTPNNNFIYIAGPGAIYRYNVSSNGTLTTPSGGATVAAASVVSLDVSPDGQWLFGLDNTQTQLDEFQINSSTGALSVIAATPYSVQSGKVVPKAVKVSPAGNLIFAALGTGGDVVFTLNTSTGAVASSQTLPPVTTTTSDNALAINSGGSYLYIARSGTNGGVGVYTIGSGGVLNSISGSPFSAGTSPASVVIDSTGKYLYVANNGDGTISGYSIGTGSALTALSGSPYSSGSSVTSLGVDKSGKYLLAGANGGNPDLTMYSFDAATPGKLDQATSVATDTDPAGVTSIALTH; translated from the coding sequence ATGGCCGAGGTATTCGTGGGAGAGTCGAGAAGCAGCAACGGAAGGAAGAGGCAAGGGGGAAGGATCGCTCTGCTGGCGTCTGTAGTTTTGGCCGCCGCGTTAGTTGGGTGCGGAGATTTTTTTATCCCACCGAATAGTGGCGGAGGCGGAAGCACGACGAACAACTACGTCTATGTCACGAACTCCACCACGAGCTCTCTGGCTGGATTTGCTATTGGAACCGGGAAGCTCACAACCATCTCGGGGTTGCCGCTCTCATTAGGCTACGTGCCGGTAGCTGCCGTAGTAACGCCGAATAACAATTTTATCTACATTGCTGGGCCAGGTGCGATTTACAGATATAACGTTAGTTCCAACGGGACGCTGACGACGCCCAGCGGCGGAGCAACCGTGGCCGCGGCTAGCGTCGTCTCGCTCGACGTATCACCTGACGGCCAATGGCTCTTTGGGTTGGATAATACGCAGACGCAGCTTGATGAATTTCAGATTAACTCATCGACAGGAGCACTTTCTGTAATAGCGGCGACGCCTTATTCCGTTCAAAGCGGTAAGGTCGTTCCTAAGGCAGTAAAAGTCTCTCCGGCGGGCAATCTGATCTTTGCCGCGCTTGGAACAGGCGGAGATGTCGTTTTTACGCTTAATACGTCAACCGGCGCTGTTGCCAGCAGCCAAACGCTTCCGCCTGTGACCACGACAACAAGTGACAATGCGCTGGCGATCAACAGCGGCGGATCGTATTTGTACATTGCTCGGAGTGGAACCAATGGAGGCGTAGGCGTCTATACGATCGGTTCTGGTGGAGTACTGAACTCGATTTCAGGATCGCCCTTTAGCGCGGGCACTTCTCCTGCGTCGGTCGTCATCGATTCGACGGGGAAGTATCTCTACGTCGCGAATAATGGTGATGGCACGATCTCGGGATATTCCATTGGGACCGGATCGGCTCTTACCGCGTTGAGCGGCTCGCCGTATAGCAGCGGATCGTCGGTGACATCGCTTGGTGTGGATAAGAGCGGCAAGTATCTGCTCGCCGGCGCGAACGGCGGAAATCCGGATCTGACAATGTACAGCTTCGATGCGGCAACGCCCGGCAAGCTCGATCAGGCAACCAGCGTGGCAACCGATACGGATCCGGCGGGCGTGACGTCTATAGCCCTAACGCATTGA
- the hfq gene encoding RNA chaperone Hfq, whose product MESKPAQNIQDTFLNTVRKDKSPITIYLVSGVKLTGKIRSFDKYSVLLENNSQEQLIFKHTISTVVSGRMGGHETKGEFRSAQSVGSSAPAAVSAHAAEVAAVPGR is encoded by the coding sequence ATGGAATCAAAGCCGGCACAGAACATTCAGGACACTTTTCTTAACACGGTCCGCAAAGACAAGAGCCCGATCACGATCTATCTGGTGAGTGGGGTGAAGCTGACCGGTAAGATCCGCTCATTCGACAAATATTCCGTACTGCTGGAAAACAACAGCCAGGAACAGCTGATCTTCAAACATACGATCTCAACCGTTGTAAGCGGTCGCATGGGAGGCCATGAGACAAAGGGCGAGTTCCGCTCGGCTCAGTCCGTTGGCTCCTCTGCTCCTGCGGCTGTCTCGGCGCATGCTGCCGAGGTTGCGGCAGTACCGGGCAGATAG
- a CDS encoding ABC-F family ATP-binding cassette domain-containing protein, whose product MPPILNAQGLSKSFGATPLFRDIAFTVSDGDRIGLIGPNGAGKSTLLKVLAAEEDADSGDVAVRKRARIGYVRQESHFASGLTVRDVLEAALKAGNVAEAEREGKLRETSGRIGLPDLNAAAAKLSGGWRKRLAIAEAVVAAPDVLLLDEPTNHLDLAGIAWLEDLLSAGDFASVIITHDRYFLENVATQIVELNRIYADGLLRVEGTYSKFLEAREAYLESQARLEESLRNRVRTEIDWLRRGPKARATKAKARIDNAHQLIGQLKEVSSRSQTATASIDFAATDRQTKRLVELNDISIQLGDRTIVEHLNFLIANGTRIGLVGPNGSGKTTILRLLTGELQPSAGTINEAASLRIVYFSQMRELPEGVTLRRALAPDSDSVVYQDRVIHVASYAQKFLFSGDQLNQPVERLSGGERARVLIARLMLEPADLLLLDEPTNDLDITTLEVLEESLLEYKGALVLVTHDRYMLDRVSTTVLGLDGKGSAATFADYAQWEQWFLEQQSERPQEDTPAKPVQSAQAAPAKKKLSYLEAREFAGIEERVEAADARLEAAKSLVADPAVAVDAARLTEALAALEAAQVEVDTLYARWAELTEKAG is encoded by the coding sequence ATGCCACCCATCCTGAACGCGCAGGGCCTGTCCAAGAGCTTCGGCGCCACGCCGCTCTTCCGTGACATCGCCTTCACCGTCTCCGACGGTGACCGTATTGGCCTCATCGGGCCTAACGGAGCAGGCAAATCCACCCTGCTCAAGGTCCTCGCTGCTGAGGAAGACGCCGATTCCGGAGACGTCGCCGTCCGCAAGCGCGCTCGCATCGGCTACGTTCGCCAGGAATCGCACTTCGCTTCTGGACTTACCGTTCGCGATGTCCTCGAAGCCGCTCTCAAAGCCGGCAACGTCGCCGAAGCCGAGCGTGAAGGCAAGCTCCGCGAAACCAGCGGACGCATCGGCTTGCCCGACCTCAACGCCGCGGCCGCAAAGCTCAGCGGCGGCTGGCGCAAGCGCCTCGCCATCGCCGAAGCCGTCGTTGCCGCACCCGATGTTCTGCTCCTCGACGAGCCGACCAACCACCTCGACCTCGCCGGAATCGCCTGGCTCGAAGACCTGCTCAGCGCAGGCGACTTCGCCTCCGTCATCATCACGCACGACCGCTACTTTCTCGAGAATGTAGCGACCCAGATCGTCGAGCTCAATCGCATCTACGCCGACGGCCTGCTGCGCGTCGAAGGAACCTACTCAAAGTTCCTCGAAGCCCGCGAAGCGTACCTGGAGTCGCAGGCGCGCCTCGAAGAATCGCTCCGCAACCGCGTGCGCACCGAAATCGACTGGCTTCGCCGCGGCCCCAAAGCCCGAGCAACCAAAGCCAAAGCGCGCATCGACAACGCGCATCAGCTCATCGGTCAGCTCAAAGAAGTCTCCTCGCGCTCGCAGACTGCAACAGCAAGCATCGACTTCGCCGCCACCGATCGCCAGACCAAGCGTCTCGTCGAACTGAACGACATCTCCATCCAACTCGGCGACCGAACCATCGTCGAACACCTCAACTTCCTGATCGCCAACGGAACAAGAATCGGTCTCGTCGGCCCAAATGGAAGCGGCAAAACCACGATTCTGCGCCTGCTCACCGGCGAGCTTCAGCCCTCCGCAGGAACCATCAATGAGGCTGCATCGCTCCGCATCGTCTACTTCAGCCAGATGCGCGAGCTTCCCGAAGGCGTCACGCTGCGCCGCGCTCTCGCGCCGGACTCCGACTCTGTCGTCTATCAGGATCGCGTCATTCACGTCGCCAGTTACGCACAGAAGTTCCTCTTCTCCGGCGATCAGCTCAATCAACCCGTCGAACGTCTCAGCGGAGGCGAACGCGCTCGTGTCCTCATCGCGCGACTGATGCTCGAGCCCGCCGATCTGCTCCTGCTCGACGAGCCGACCAACGATCTCGACATCACAACACTCGAAGTCCTCGAAGAGAGCCTGCTTGAGTACAAAGGCGCGCTCGTCCTCGTTACACACGACCGTTACATGCTCGACCGTGTCTCCACAACCGTCCTCGGACTCGACGGAAAGGGAAGCGCAGCGACCTTCGCCGACTACGCGCAGTGGGAGCAATGGTTCCTCGAGCAGCAATCCGAGCGTCCGCAGGAAGATACGCCCGCAAAGCCCGTGCAATCGGCGCAAGCAGCTCCGGCGAAGAAGAAACTCTCCTACCTCGAAGCTCGCGAGTTCGCCGGGATCGAAGAGCGCGTCGAAGCTGCCGACGCCAGACTGGAAGCAGCAAAGTCCCTCGTCGCGGATCCCGCAGTCGCCGTCGACGCAGCCAGGCTGACCGAAGCTCTCGCCGCTCTCGAAGCCGCGCAGGTGGAAGTCGATACGCTCTACGCGCGCTGGGCCGAGCTGACGGAAAAAGCAGGCTGA
- a CDS encoding DinB family protein → MKISELLLQDYDIEISNTRRTLERVPEGKNDWKCHDKSMKLGTLAMHCASLPLFGYYLLEDDSMDLAAPKRPHVPLEFTTSEAALKQLDEAAAQCRAALAAASDEHMSQLWKFSFGEHLISNNPRSLTFRQLFFNHLVHHTAQLGVYLRLNGIPVPALYGPSADEQWSPK, encoded by the coding sequence ATGAAAATTTCAGAGCTTCTTCTTCAGGACTATGACATCGAAATCTCCAACACACGCCGCACGCTTGAGCGCGTTCCTGAAGGCAAAAACGACTGGAAGTGTCATGACAAATCGATGAAGCTGGGCACGCTGGCCATGCACTGCGCCTCGCTTCCTCTCTTCGGCTATTACCTGCTCGAGGACGACAGTATGGATCTCGCCGCGCCGAAGCGCCCTCACGTTCCGCTGGAGTTCACCACGAGTGAGGCTGCGCTAAAGCAACTAGACGAAGCCGCCGCCCAATGCCGCGCCGCGCTCGCTGCCGCCTCGGATGAACACATGTCTCAGTTATGGAAGTTCTCTTTCGGCGAGCATCTGATCTCCAACAACCCTCGCTCTCTGACCTTCCGGCAGCTTTTCTTCAATCATCTCGTGCACCATACAGCACAGCTTGGCGTCTACCTACGCCTGAACGGTATTCCGGTGCCTGCTCTGTATGGCCCTTCCGCCGACGAGCAGTGGTCCCCCAAATAG
- a CDS encoding DUF4019 domain-containing protein, with amino-acid sequence MWLWIGLGVFLMGAGIAWFAHMMVGGYRQTSALIATLHNQMSRQDWDAIYNEAASGYREELTADQNRQIFEGIERKLGSPVSTKQKSFFINTNNGVTVVTASFETTFSGNATATETIVWRSYGGSFRLYSYNINSIDLITR; translated from the coding sequence ATGTGGCTGTGGATTGGCCTTGGTGTTTTCCTTATGGGAGCTGGGATCGCATGGTTTGCTCATATGATGGTCGGCGGCTATCGTCAGACCTCAGCTCTTATCGCGACATTGCACAACCAGATGTCACGGCAGGATTGGGATGCTATCTACAACGAGGCCGCATCAGGCTATCGTGAGGAGCTTACAGCAGACCAGAATCGCCAGATATTTGAGGGGATTGAAAGAAAGCTTGGTTCGCCAGTGTCGACGAAACAAAAAAGTTTCTTTATCAACACGAATAACGGTGTAACCGTTGTGACCGCAAGTTTTGAAACAACCTTTTCTGGCAACGCTACGGCAACAGAGACGATCGTTTGGAGATCGTACGGGGGTTCGTTTCGGCTTTACTCATACAACATCAATTCGATAGATCTAATCACGCGATGA
- a CDS encoding peroxiredoxin has translation MLQIGEKFPEFELTATISTEKDEAKAFKTITGDTYAGKWKLYFFWPKDFTFVCPTEIAAFGKLNSEFADRDCQVLGASTDNEYVHAAWRTHHADLKDLPFPMLSDIKRDLSGQLGILDEKAGVAQRATFLVDPDNIIRFIYVTDLSVGRNPQEVLRVLDALQTDELCPCNWQKGEATLN, from the coding sequence ATGCTGCAAATCGGTGAAAAGTTTCCTGAGTTTGAGTTGACGGCCACCATTTCGACCGAGAAGGACGAGGCTAAAGCTTTCAAGACCATCACCGGCGACACCTATGCCGGTAAGTGGAAGCTGTATTTCTTCTGGCCGAAGGATTTTACCTTCGTCTGCCCGACCGAGATTGCTGCTTTCGGCAAACTGAACAGCGAGTTCGCGGATCGTGATTGTCAGGTTCTTGGCGCGAGCACGGATAACGAGTACGTTCACGCGGCATGGCGTACACATCACGCGGACCTGAAGGACCTGCCCTTCCCGATGCTGTCGGATATCAAGCGCGACCTGAGCGGCCAGCTTGGCATTCTCGATGAGAAGGCCGGAGTTGCGCAGCGTGCCACCTTCCTGGTCGATCCGGATAACATCATCCGCTTCATCTATGTCACCGACCTGTCGGTGGGTCGCAATCCGCAGGAGGTCCTGCGTGTGCTCGATGCGTTGCAGACGGACGAGCTGTGTCCCTGCAATTGGCAGAAGGGCGAAGCGACACTGAACTAG
- a CDS encoding M20/M25/M40 family metallo-hydrolase: protein MNFLASDEMHGRGSGTRDEHIAALYVASQFQSLGLEPGGDNGSFIQKAALPDPLPERLQQYLSKYENSPRKETWNAIGILRGSSRPDEVLLLTAHLDHLGVAAAGSGDRIYNGADDDASGTTAVLTLAHMLASGPRPKRTVVFALFGTEEIGGFGNRAFLAHPPVPLSEIVANLEFEMIGRPDSAVAAGTLWLTGYDRSNLGPELAKHGAHIVDDPHPKEHFFQRSDNYALARQGIIAQTISSFGLHKDYHQVSDEIRTIDFTHMANAINSVVEPIRWLANSDFKPTWNPGGNPQTNPPSMSH from the coding sequence ATGAACTTCCTTGCTTCTGACGAGATGCATGGACGAGGTTCAGGGACTCGCGACGAACACATCGCTGCACTCTATGTTGCTTCACAGTTTCAGTCGCTCGGCCTGGAACCCGGTGGAGACAATGGCTCTTTCATTCAGAAGGCCGCCCTGCCCGATCCGCTGCCCGAACGCCTGCAACAGTATCTCTCCAAGTACGAAAACAGTCCCCGCAAGGAGACCTGGAATGCCATTGGTATCTTGCGCGGCAGCTCCAGGCCGGACGAGGTCCTCCTGCTGACTGCACACCTTGACCATCTCGGTGTCGCAGCAGCTGGAAGCGGCGACAGAATCTACAACGGGGCGGACGACGATGCATCGGGAACAACCGCTGTTCTTACGCTCGCTCACATGCTGGCATCCGGCCCTCGTCCAAAGCGCACCGTCGTCTTCGCCCTCTTCGGAACTGAAGAGATCGGAGGCTTCGGTAACCGCGCGTTCCTTGCACATCCGCCGGTCCCGCTCTCCGAGATCGTTGCCAACCTCGAATTCGAGATGATTGGACGCCCGGACTCTGCCGTGGCTGCGGGAACGCTCTGGCTGACAGGCTACGACCGCTCAAACCTCGGCCCTGAGCTTGCCAAACACGGCGCTCATATCGTGGATGACCCACATCCCAAAGAACACTTCTTCCAGCGCTCAGACAACTACGCCCTCGCCCGCCAGGGCATCATCGCTCAAACCATCTCCAGCTTCGGGCTTCACAAGGACTACCACCAGGTCTCCGACGAGATCCGCACGATTGACTTCACCCACATGGCCAACGCCATCAACTCGGTCGTGGAGCCTATCCGATGGCTTGCCAACTCGGACTTTAAACCCACATGGAATCCAGGGGGCAATCCACAGACGAATCCTCCGTCCATGAGCCACTAG
- a CDS encoding RNA polymerase sigma factor, whose amino-acid sequence MLSSTHSAPALPFAGIIDDPERTARRRNELTSLVLSEKSYFIRTANAILRNSADAEDAVHSAFCSAWKAVGAFRGDSSLKTWFTRIVTNNALMALRSGKTNRTVFLEDNPEYLQTFERSTCSRVEDPERTATRHELLSLVEQQIEKLPPETRTVIRLHFSNDCSIETIARMRGKSRPSIVAHLHRGKAILRKKVKRLSASGPSLKAVTLH is encoded by the coding sequence ATGCTTTCCTCCACACATTCTGCCCCGGCCCTTCCATTTGCCGGCATCATCGACGATCCCGAGCGTACCGCTCGACGCCGTAACGAGCTGACCTCCCTCGTCCTTTCCGAGAAGAGCTACTTCATCCGTACCGCCAACGCTATCCTGCGTAATTCAGCCGATGCCGAAGACGCCGTACACTCTGCCTTCTGCTCCGCCTGGAAGGCGGTTGGAGCCTTTCGCGGTGACTCCTCGCTCAAGACCTGGTTCACTCGCATCGTCACCAACAACGCCCTCATGGCTCTGCGCAGCGGCAAGACCAACCGCACCGTCTTCCTCGAAGACAACCCCGAGTATCTGCAGACCTTCGAGCGTTCCACCTGCTCGCGTGTCGAAGATCCCGAGCGCACCGCCACCCGCCACGAGCTTCTCTCCCTCGTCGAGCAGCAGATCGAGAAGCTGCCACCTGAAACCCGCACCGTCATCCGGCTGCATTTCTCCAACGACTGCTCCATCGAAACCATCGCCCGTATGCGTGGCAAATCCCGACCCTCCATCGTCGCGCATCTCCACCGTGGCAAGGCCATCCTGCGTAAGAAGGTGAAGCGCCTCTCCGCATCAGGGCCCAGCCTCAAAGCCGTAACGCTTCACTGA
- a CDS encoding DegT/DnrJ/EryC1/StrS family aminotransferase has product MKNVPNNLQPVQMLDFNRQFAQLREEILTAIAKVCESQQFILGPAVESFEKAAALACQVPYAAGCSSGTEALWLALAAAEIGPGDAVITTPFSFFATVSSILRAGAQPLLADIDPATFNLSADAVEETIRQHRGSRIKAVLPVHLYGQCANWDAFEALKQRHNILLIEDAAQAFGASWKATPAGALGDMAAFSFYPTKNLSAIGDAGLLTTRSAELDERARMLRAHGMRRRYFHDEVGWNSRIDAIQAAVLEVKLRYLPEWNERRRTLASRYDELFRSAGLTATNTAEGIVLPITDPRAVHVFHQYTIRAPRRDALREHLTARKIGSEIYYPLPLHMQTSLSNLGYSKGDFPVTELAAHEVLSLPMYPELREDEQETVVDAIRSFYA; this is encoded by the coding sequence ATGAAAAATGTGCCGAACAACCTACAACCCGTTCAAATGCTTGACTTCAACCGCCAGTTTGCCCAACTGCGCGAAGAGATTCTGACTGCAATTGCAAAGGTCTGCGAGTCGCAGCAGTTCATCCTCGGCCCTGCCGTCGAATCTTTCGAGAAGGCAGCCGCGCTGGCCTGCCAGGTTCCCTATGCAGCAGGCTGCTCCAGCGGAACAGAGGCTCTCTGGCTGGCTCTGGCCGCCGCCGAGATCGGCCCCGGCGACGCGGTCATTACAACTCCATTCAGCTTCTTCGCAACAGTCAGCTCCATCCTGCGGGCAGGCGCTCAGCCATTGCTGGCCGATATCGATCCAGCCACCTTCAACCTCTCCGCAGATGCAGTCGAAGAGACAATCCGACAGCATCGCGGATCGCGTATTAAGGCCGTCCTGCCAGTTCACCTGTACGGCCAATGTGCCAACTGGGACGCCTTTGAAGCCCTCAAGCAGAGACACAACATCCTGCTGATCGAAGACGCGGCTCAGGCCTTTGGAGCATCGTGGAAGGCCACTCCTGCCGGAGCGCTAGGCGATATGGCCGCCTTCAGTTTCTATCCGACGAAAAACCTCAGCGCCATCGGCGATGCCGGCCTTTTGACGACACGCTCCGCAGAGCTGGATGAGCGCGCCCGTATGCTGCGCGCTCATGGCATGCGCCGCCGTTACTTCCATGACGAAGTCGGCTGGAACTCTCGTATCGACGCCATCCAGGCCGCCGTTCTGGAAGTCAAACTGCGCTATCTCCCTGAGTGGAACGAGCGCAGGCGTACCCTGGCCAGCCGCTATGACGAGCTCTTCCGCAGTGCCGGGCTCACAGCGACGAACACGGCCGAAGGGATTGTGTTGCCGATTACAGATCCCCGCGCGGTTCACGTTTTCCATCAGTACACGATCCGTGCGCCGCGCCGCGATGCGCTTCGAGAACACCTCACTGCGCGCAAAATCGGGAGCGAGATCTACTACCCGCTTCCGCTTCACATGCAGACCAGTCTGTCGAATCTCGGTTACAGCAAGGGTGACTTCCCCGTCACAGAGCTTGCTGCTCACGAGGTACTATCGCTGCCTATGTATCCGGAGCTGCGCGAAGACGAGCAGGAGACCGTCGTCGATGCGATTCGCAGCTTTTACGCCTGA
- a CDS encoding SH3 domain-containing protein — protein sequence MPGKMMERPSQKAAEFRVIPSFRQIEKNSASRSLTALVRMAVLGACLLAALSGCSKLRPKPAEQFVYVTAKQTYLRDRVAAVSNRTGTVNNGDKLLILEKGRRFYRVQTSKGEQGWIDEKAVATQDIFDHFEALRQQHQNDPTAANAVVRDDVYLHSSPGRDTERLFRLSEGEKLKLLRRATLPKPLSPGQRVPKPATSTENAKPGTKDVAQPDMPEPPVMEDWWLVRDSKGDTGWLYSRMMDVEVPDAIGRYSEGQRIVGAYVLTTVNDPEAQQDEKNIPIYVTVLSPYKAGLPYDFDQVRVFTWNIKKHRYETGFRERNIEGYLPVEIKMAADPNSKTPTGMVAAPTFSYRVLSADAPVVVPDPVTGAVVPGKTNLKVYRLEGNLVRRVIAPGTAAPQDAHPEPVADKSKKKKLESKKRRR from the coding sequence ATGCCCGGTAAGATGATGGAGAGGCCTTCTCAAAAGGCGGCGGAGTTCAGGGTCATTCCATCTTTCCGACAGATCGAGAAGAATAGTGCAAGTCGTAGCCTGACCGCGCTGGTTCGGATGGCGGTCTTAGGAGCGTGCCTCCTCGCTGCTCTGTCGGGGTGCTCTAAGCTCCGGCCCAAACCCGCTGAGCAGTTCGTCTATGTCACCGCCAAGCAGACTTATCTGCGTGATCGTGTTGCAGCGGTCTCCAACCGCACCGGCACGGTGAACAACGGCGATAAACTCCTTATCCTTGAGAAGGGGCGTCGCTTTTATCGCGTACAGACCTCGAAAGGGGAGCAGGGCTGGATCGACGAGAAGGCAGTTGCTACACAGGATATCTTCGATCACTTTGAGGCTCTAAGGCAGCAACACCAGAACGATCCTACTGCAGCGAACGCTGTGGTACGTGATGATGTCTACCTGCATTCCAGTCCGGGGCGCGACACGGAGCGGCTCTTCCGATTGTCGGAAGGCGAGAAGCTGAAGCTTCTTCGACGTGCAACTCTGCCGAAGCCCCTTTCTCCGGGACAACGCGTTCCCAAGCCAGCAACATCGACCGAGAATGCCAAGCCTGGAACCAAAGATGTGGCACAGCCCGATATGCCTGAGCCGCCGGTGATGGAAGACTGGTGGCTTGTACGTGATTCGAAGGGTGATACAGGCTGGCTCTACAGCCGCATGATGGATGTAGAGGTGCCGGATGCGATCGGTCGCTACTCCGAAGGGCAACGTATTGTTGGCGCATATGTCCTGACGACGGTCAATGATCCGGAAGCGCAGCAGGACGAAAAGAATATTCCCATCTATGTCACGGTGCTAAGCCCATACAAGGCAGGTTTGCCGTATGACTTCGATCAGGTGCGCGTCTTTACGTGGAACATCAAGAAGCATCGTTACGAGACAGGCTTCCGCGAGAGAAATATTGAAGGGTATCTTCCTGTTGAGATCAAGATGGCAGCCGATCCCAATAGCAAAACTCCTACAGGTATGGTGGCCGCTCCGACGTTCAGTTATCGGGTTCTTTCAGCAGATGCTCCAGTCGTGGTACCCGATCCTGTTACCGGCGCGGTGGTTCCTGGCAAGACCAACCTGAAAGTGTATCGGCTGGAAGGAAATCTGGTACGACGTGTTATCGCGCCGGGAACAGCTGCTCCTCAAGATGCTCATCCTGAGCCGGTGGCCGATAAGAGTAAGAAGAAAAAGCTGGAGTCGAAGAAGAGGCGGCGCTAG
- a CDS encoding carboxymuconolactone decarboxylase family protein yields MEDLIGGLPTYAKDLKLNYSSLVKQNTELTPQQLWGTVVATAIATRNPELTAAAIAEAEAGGLNADTIDAVKAAAAIMGMNNIYYRFHHLTKNEKYATLPSRLRMNALRGHKVDHVDFELWCLVVSAVNACDKCVDSHERVLREKGATEELINAAIRVTAVIHAIGVVLDSEKAAPTPVAALA; encoded by the coding sequence ATGGAAGATCTGATCGGCGGTTTGCCGACTTATGCGAAAGACCTGAAATTAAACTATTCGTCGCTGGTGAAGCAGAATACGGAACTGACCCCGCAGCAGCTTTGGGGGACTGTAGTTGCAACGGCGATTGCTACGCGAAATCCTGAATTGACGGCAGCAGCGATTGCCGAGGCCGAGGCTGGTGGACTGAACGCCGATACGATCGACGCGGTAAAGGCTGCTGCGGCGATCATGGGGATGAACAACATCTACTATCGCTTCCATCACCTGACCAAAAATGAAAAGTATGCGACGCTGCCTTCGCGTCTGCGCATGAACGCGTTGCGTGGGCACAAGGTGGACCATGTGGACTTCGAGTTGTGGTGCCTGGTGGTGAGCGCGGTAAACGCATGCGACAAATGTGTTGACTCACACGAGCGTGTTCTGCGAGAAAAGGGCGCGACCGAAGAATTGATCAACGCGGCGATTCGTGTGACGGCGGTGATTCACGCGATTGGTGTTGTTCTGGATTCAGAGAAGGCTGCGCCGACTCCTGTTGCAGCTCTTGCGTAG
- a CDS encoding enoyl-ACP reductase FabI translates to MIDLKGKVAVVFGLANKRSIAWAIAQKLSEAGATLAICYQNERLQRDADALAAELPGSKTFQCDVSIDTDIDNVFDQLKSAYGKLDIIVHSIGFAPNIKNTVLQTAREDFRVAFDISAYSLIALARAAEPLMAEGGSILTLTYYGSDKVFPNYNIMGPAKAALESIVRYLAADLGPKKIRVNAISAGPIKTLAARGISDFTTILTAVEQRGPLHRNVETAEVGNTALFLSSDLASGITGEITFVDCGYNVTGL, encoded by the coding sequence ATGATCGATCTCAAGGGCAAAGTCGCCGTCGTCTTTGGATTAGCCAATAAGCGTAGCATCGCCTGGGCCATCGCCCAGAAGCTCTCCGAGGCGGGCGCCACGCTTGCCATCTGCTATCAGAACGAGCGCCTGCAGCGCGACGCCGATGCGCTGGCCGCCGAACTTCCCGGATCGAAGACCTTCCAGTGCGATGTTTCCATCGACACCGATATCGACAACGTTTTTGATCAACTCAAAAGCGCCTACGGCAAGCTCGATATCATCGTCCACTCCATCGGCTTCGCTCCCAACATCAAGAACACGGTGCTGCAGACCGCACGCGAGGACTTCCGCGTCGCTTTCGATATCAGCGCGTATTCTCTGATCGCCCTTGCCCGCGCCGCCGAGCCGTTGATGGCCGAGGGTGGTTCCATCCTTACCCTCACCTATTACGGTTCCGACAAGGTCTTCCCAAACTACAACATCATGGGACCAGCCAAGGCTGCGCTTGAGTCGATCGTGCGCTACCTCGCTGCCGATCTTGGCCCTAAGAAAATTCGCGTCAATGCCATCTCCGCGGGCCCCATCAAGACACTGGCAGCGCGTGGCATCAGCGACTTCACCACAATCCTTACCGCCGTCGAGCAGCGTGGGCCACTGCATCGCAACGTCGAAACAGCCGAGGTCGGCAACACGGCACTCTTCCTCTCAAGCGATCTGGCCAGCGGCATTACCGGCGAAATCACCTTCGTCGACTGCGGTTACAACGTAACCGGCCTATAA